In Glandiceps talaboti chromosome 6, keGlaTala1.1, whole genome shotgun sequence, one DNA window encodes the following:
- the LOC144436729 gene encoding kelch-like protein 24, with protein sequence MDASDSIFNFKDTSQPTFVLRGLNQLRLENKFTDVVLCVGTEEITCHRAMLALCSNYFNAMFSHDMKERHVEKIMLNGVQSGVLSTVVEFLYTGCINITEQNAQSILEAASLFQISSLEAACSVFMREHMEPSNCLGILQFSYLHNLTELYKKADMFSVAHFSEVCKCDEFLQLPEELLLKYLSKELFLDSEEIVYEASLKWVKHDLEKRQSSLSAILKTLRLPFLSPDSLSRVANDPVVPENIDVEQFVEEAQKYQNMSFKELQELKFAHCQPRNYKEVVIILGAVSSDDVEIQHKTIMYDPDNRVSTQLEPPPFQKYEKIQTAAPLGSNVMVRTNLGNAWLYLPHDDVWTTVASPSQPRWHGKLVACNNHVYLVGGYGLNRTVLEKVEKYNPDTNTWNVVTTLPTPVVNWYSVVSCIGQIFVFGGGSSSCDDIPDIQCFNPITQEWSLRGQMRVRTQRIGTEALNRCIYTIGNMPYYNHIELFDVEKNVWRTVKNLNESRHDFCTAVCNGKLYIFGGEKEGHFGKKCVLNSVECYVPEDDQWTIIDSHEAIINQHAVTILHPHFPPSHFTGPKQH encoded by the coding sequence ATGGATGCATCTGATTCTATCTTCAATTTCAAAGACACAAGTCAACCAACCTTTGTACTGAGAGGTCTCAATCAGTTGAGACTGGAGAACAAGTTCACTGATGTTGTCCTGTGTGTTGGAACTGAAGAAATAACTTGTCACAGAGCAATGTTGGCATTATGCAGTAACTATTTCAATGCTATGTTTTCACATGATATGAAGGAAAGGCATGTGGAGAAAATAATGTTGAATGGTGTTCAATCTGGAGTTCTCAGTACTGTAGTGGAGTTTTTGTACACAGGGTGTATTAACATCACAGAGCAAAATGCCCAGTCCATTCTGGAAGCAGCTAGTCTTTTTCAGATATCATCTCTAGAAGCTGCATGTTCTGTGTTCATGAGAGAACATATGGAGCCATCAAACTGCCTTGGTATCTTGCAATtttcttatttgcataatttaactGAGCTGTACAAGAAAGCTGACATGTTCAGTGTTGCTCACTTTTCAGAAGTCTGCAAATGTGATGAATTTCTACAACTCCCGGAAGAACTTCTTCTCAAGTACTTATCGAAGGAGTTATTTCTTGACAGTGAGGAAATTGTCTATGAAGCATCCTTAAAGTGGGTCAAACATGATCTAGAAAAACGACAAAGTTCACTCTCAGCCATCTTGAAGACGTTGAGATTGCCATTTCTATCACCTGACAGTCTCTCCAGAGTAGCAAATGATCCAGTTGTTCCAGAGAACATAGATGTTGAGCAGTTTGTTGAAGAAGCACAGaagtatcaaaatatgtcttttAAAGAGTTGCAAGAATTGAAGTTTGCACACTGTCAGCCAAGAAACTACAAAGAGGTGGTGATTATTCTTGGTGCAGTGTCATCTGATGATGTTGAAATTCAACACAAAACTATCATGTATGATCCTGACAACAGAGTTAGCACACAGCTTGAACCGCCACCATTTCAGAAATATGAAAAGATTCAGACCGCGGCACCATTAGGCAGTAATGTTATGGTTCGAACAAACCTTGGTAATGCCTGGCTGTACTTACCACATGATGATGTGTGGACAACCGTTGCCAGCCCCTCACAGCCAAGATGGCATGGAAAACTGGTAGCCTGCAACAACCATGTGTATTTAGTAGGTGGTTATGGATTAAATCGCACTGTCCTGGAAAAGGTAGAGAAATACAATCCTGACACAAACACCTGGAATGTTGTGACGACTCTCCCAACGCCAGTTGTCAATTGGTATTCAGTTGTCTCATGCATTGGTCAGATTTTCGTCTTCGGGGGTGGGAGTTCATCATGTGATGATATACCTGATATCCAGTGTTTTAACCCCATTACTCAAGAATGGAGTCTTAGAGGTCAGATGAGAGTACGTACTCAGCGAATAGGTACCGAAGCACTCAACAGATGTATATACACCATTGGTAACATGCCCTACTACAACCACATTGAGTTGTTTGATGTTGAGAAAAATGTATGGAGAACTGTGAAGAACTTGAATGAAAGTCGGCATGATTTCTGTACAGCTGTGTGCAATGGGAAATTGTATATCTTTGGAGGGGAGAAAGAGGGGCACTTTGGTAAGAAGTGTGTTCTGAATTCAGTAGAGTGCTATGTTCCTGAAGATGATCAATGGACCATCATTGACAGCCATGAGGCAATAATCAACCAACATGCTGTCACCATCCTACATCCACATTTCCCACCTAGTCATTTTACAGGTCCTAAACAACATTAG
- the LOC144436381 gene encoding coiled-coil domain-containing protein 130 homolog — MGERKGTNKYYPPDFDPAKHKSLNGYHGVHPLRERARKLNKGILIIRFELPYNIWCDGCNSHVGMGVRYNAEKKKVGNYYSTPIYRFRMKCHLCDSHFEIETDPKNLDYVIVSGARRKNEKWDPEENEQVAPEDRETTKKLSTDPMFKLEHGVEDKKKSETIIPTLSEIEDLQSDWKDDYMLNKMLRSKFRHEKKELKVAAIEDEELLKKSSLDIQLLPENESDKKLASLMKYRTTKSFDERRDEKRKELLNKPLFESTSSQSLDEKDNKIQNTKKRLGLDKKYGSIATTWDFTPGKKPSTVVSSRSSSTIDLGIIRKKNNSASKQEERANVNIKVQSVTPSMSFERTNADAVIKTGVQCSSGYTKQTLTEQSTSSDGQHSLSGSGQTMKQSLLVSYGSSDDSDSSV, encoded by the exons ATG GGAGAAAGAAAAGGCACAAACAAGTATTATCCCCCTGACTTTGATCCAGCTAAACACAAGTCATTGAATGGTTACCATGGCGTCCATCCACTCCGTGAAAGAGCTCGTAAACTGAATAAGGGCATCCTTATTATTCGGTTTGAGTTGCCATACAATATATGGTGTGATGGATGTAATAGTCATGTTGGCATGG GTGTCAGATACAATGCTGAGAAGAAGAAAGTTGGCAACTATTACTCAACTCCAATCTATCGATTCAGGATGAAATGTCATCTTTGTGATAGCCATTTTGAAATAGAGACTGATCCAAAAAACTTGGATTATGTTATTGTGAGTGGAGCACggaggaaaaatgaaaaatgggACCCAGAAGAAAATGAACAAGTTGCACCAGAAG ACAGAGAAACAACCAAGAAACTGTCAACTGATCCTATGTTTAAGTTGGAACATGGAGTAGAAGACAAAAAGAAATCAGAAACAATTATTCCAACATTATCTGAAATTGAAGACTTACAGTCTGATTGGAAAGATGATTATATGTTGAACAAGATGCTTAGAAGTAAATTTAGA CATGAAAAGAAAGAATTGAAAGTAGCAGCAATAGAAGATGAAGAACTTTTGAAGAAGTCATCATTAGATATCCAACTATTACCTGAAAATGAATCAGACAAGAAACTAGCATCACTGATGAAGTacagaacaacaaaat CATTTGATGAAAGAAGAGACGAGAAGAGAAAGGAATTACTCAACAAACCTCTCTTTGAATCCACATCAAGTCAATCGTTGGATGAAAAagataacaaaatacaaaacaccaAGAAAAGGTTGGGCCTGGACAAAAAGTATGGCTCCATAGCTACAACCTGGGATTTTACACCAGGCAAAAAACCATCAACGGTTGTtagtagtcgtagtagtagtactatAGACTTGGGAATTATCAGAAAGAAGAACAACTCAGCAAGTAAACAGGAAGAAAGAGCAAACGTCAACATAAAGGTACAAAGTGTTACACCATCAATGTCATTTGAAAGGACAAATGCAGATGCAGTCATCAAAACAGGTGTACAGTGTAGTAGTGGCTATACCAAACAAACATTGACAGAACAAAGTACATCAAGTGATGGACAACATAGTCTGTCAGGATCAGGACAGACAATGAAACAATCATTACTTGTATCCTATGGTAGTAGTGATGACAGTGATTCTAGTGTATAA